The proteins below are encoded in one region of Phaseolus vulgaris cultivar G19833 chromosome 1, P. vulgaris v2.0, whole genome shotgun sequence:
- the LOC137814290 gene encoding protein root UVB sensitive 2, chloroplastic-like isoform X2, which produces MDMEKKEGEASLLWFETSDSVCSRHKFEPDGRLSVVIVDDSRPFYQRVVGSFMNKFFPSGYPYSVNEGYLRYTQFRALQHVTSAALSVLSTQSLLFAAGLRPTPAQATAVSWILKDGMQHVGKLICSNWGARMDSEPKRWRLLADVLYDIGIGLEVLSPLCPHLFLEVAGLGNFAKGMAVVAARATRLPIYSSFAKEGNLSDLFAKGEAFSTLFNVIGIGVGIQLASTICASMQGKLVAGPLLSIIHLYSVSEEMRATPINTLNPRRTAMVVDDFLKAGVVSSPSDLRYRENLLFNLQLKEDTGNVRVGKAVHKAIKPSRLLELKQVFHDEKFLLNLGNKCIDMVLEQDASGEDALRGWLVAAYAAQLVSSSRHELSASVLHEAYEKMNGVFPIFLKELQNKGWYTDRFLDGTGSRFAL; this is translated from the exons ATGGATATG GAGAAGAAAGAGGGTGAAGCCTCCCTGTTGTGGTTCGAAACCTCGGACTCTGTTTGTAGCCGACACAAGTTTGAACCCGATGGTCGACTCTCC GTTGTGATTGTTGATGATTCCAGGCCTTTCTACCAAAGGGTGGTGGGATCTTTCATGAATAAATTTTTCCCCTCGGGATATCCATAcag TGTGAATGAAGGCTATCTTAGATACACACAGTTTCGAGCTCTGCAACATGTTACCAGTGCAGCGCTATCGGTGCTATCAACTCAG TCCTTACTATTTGCTGCAGGGTTGCGGCCCACACCTGCACAAGCGACAGCTGTTAGTTGG ATTTTGAAGGATGGAATGCAACATGTAGGAAAGTTGATCTGTAGCAATTGGGGTGCTAGAATGGATTCTGAACCTAAACGTTGGAGACTGCTAG CTGATGTTCTCTATGATATAGGCATTGGCTTGGAAGTGCTTTCTCCATTATGCCCACATCTTTTTCTTGAAGTGGCAGGCTTAGGAAATTTTGCAAAg GGGATGGCAGTTGTGGCAGCAAGAGCAACAAGATTGCCTATATATTCTTCATTTGCTAAAGAAGGAAATCTCAGCGACCTATTTGCTAAAGGAGAGGCTTTTTCAACTCTCTTTAATGTTATAGGAATTGGAGTTGGAATTCAATTAGCATCTACTATCTGTGCATCAATGCAGGGAAAG TTAGTTGCGGGTCCTCTCCTTTCAATTATACATTTATACAGTGTGTCTGAAGAAATGAGAGCAACTCCTATCAATACCTTGAATCCACGAAGAACGGCAATGGTGGTGGATGATTTTCTCAAG GCAGGAGTTGTTTCAAGCCCTTCTGATCTAAGATATAGGGAAAATCTGCTGTTTAATCTGCAACTGAAAGAAGACACGGGAAATGTAAGAGTAGGGAAGGCTGTGCACAAGGCCATTAAGCCTTCCAGGCTTCTTGAATTAAAACAAGTGTTCCATGATGAGAAGTTTCTTTTAAACTTAGGGAATAAATGCATTGACATGGTATTGGAGCAAGATGCTAGTGGTGAAGATGCACTGAGAGGGTGGCTAGTTGCTGCATATGCTGCACAACTTGTGAGTTCCTCTCGTCATGAGCTCAGTGCTAGTGTTCTGCATGAGGCTTATGAGAAAATGAATGGTGTGTTTCCTATATTCTTGAAAGAATTACAGAACAAAGGGTGGTACACTGATCGGTTTTTGGATGGAACTGGGAGCCGTTTTGCATTATAG
- the LOC137814290 gene encoding protein root UVB sensitive 2, chloroplastic-like isoform X5, translating to MKAILDTHSFELCNMLPVQRYRCYQLRSSSGLRPTPAQATAVSWILKDGMQHVGKLICSNWGARMDSEPKRWRLLGLHVGCFTFFAADVLYDIGIGLEVLSPLCPHLFLEVAGLGNFAKGMAVVAARATRLPIYSSFAKEGNLSDLFAKGEAFSTLFNVIGIGVGIQLASTICASMQGKLVAGPLLSIIHLYSVSEEMRATPINTLNPRRTAMVVDDFLKAGVVSSPSDLRYRENLLFNLQLKEDTGNVRVGKAVHKAIKPSRLLELKQVFHDEKFLLNLGNKCIDMVLEQDASGEDALRGWLVAAYAAQLVSSSRHELSASVLHEAYEKMNGVFPIFLKELQNKGWYTDRFLDGTGSRFAL from the exons ATGAAGGCTATCTTAGATACACACAGTTTCGAGCTCTGCAACATGTTACCAGTGCAGCGCTATCGGTGCTATCAACTCAGGTCTTCTTCCG GGTTGCGGCCCACACCTGCACAAGCGACAGCTGTTAGTTGG ATTTTGAAGGATGGAATGCAACATGTAGGAAAGTTGATCTGTAGCAATTGGGGTGCTAGAATGGATTCTGAACCTAAACGTTGGAGACTGCTAGGTTTGCATGTGGGCTG CTTTACATTTTTTGCAGCTGATGTTCTCTATGATATAGGCATTGGCTTGGAAGTGCTTTCTCCATTATGCCCACATCTTTTTCTTGAAGTGGCAGGCTTAGGAAATTTTGCAAAg GGGATGGCAGTTGTGGCAGCAAGAGCAACAAGATTGCCTATATATTCTTCATTTGCTAAAGAAGGAAATCTCAGCGACCTATTTGCTAAAGGAGAGGCTTTTTCAACTCTCTTTAATGTTATAGGAATTGGAGTTGGAATTCAATTAGCATCTACTATCTGTGCATCAATGCAGGGAAAG TTAGTTGCGGGTCCTCTCCTTTCAATTATACATTTATACAGTGTGTCTGAAGAAATGAGAGCAACTCCTATCAATACCTTGAATCCACGAAGAACGGCAATGGTGGTGGATGATTTTCTCAAG GCAGGAGTTGTTTCAAGCCCTTCTGATCTAAGATATAGGGAAAATCTGCTGTTTAATCTGCAACTGAAAGAAGACACGGGAAATGTAAGAGTAGGGAAGGCTGTGCACAAGGCCATTAAGCCTTCCAGGCTTCTTGAATTAAAACAAGTGTTCCATGATGAGAAGTTTCTTTTAAACTTAGGGAATAAATGCATTGACATGGTATTGGAGCAAGATGCTAGTGGTGAAGATGCACTGAGAGGGTGGCTAGTTGCTGCATATGCTGCACAACTTGTGAGTTCCTCTCGTCATGAGCTCAGTGCTAGTGTTCTGCATGAGGCTTATGAGAAAATGAATGGTGTGTTTCCTATATTCTTGAAAGAATTACAGAACAAAGGGTGGTACACTGATCGGTTTTTGGATGGAACTGGGAGCCGTTTTGCATTATAG
- the LOC137814290 gene encoding protein root UVB sensitive 2, chloroplastic-like isoform X3, whose product MNKFFPSGYPYSVNEGYLRYTQFRALQHVTSAALSVLSTQSLLFAAGLRPTPAQATAVSWILKDGMQHVGKLICSNWGARMDSEPKRWRLLGLHVGCFTFFAADVLYDIGIGLEVLSPLCPHLFLEVAGLGNFAKGMAVVAARATRLPIYSSFAKEGNLSDLFAKGEAFSTLFNVIGIGVGIQLASTICASMQGKLVAGPLLSIIHLYSVSEEMRATPINTLNPRRTAMVVDDFLKAGVVSSPSDLRYRENLLFNLQLKEDTGNVRVGKAVHKAIKPSRLLELKQVFHDEKFLLNLGNKCIDMVLEQDASGEDALRGWLVAAYAAQLVSSSRHELSASVLHEAYEKMNGVFPIFLKELQNKGWYTDRFLDGTGSRFAL is encoded by the exons ATGAATAAATTTTTCCCCTCGGGATATCCATAcag TGTGAATGAAGGCTATCTTAGATACACACAGTTTCGAGCTCTGCAACATGTTACCAGTGCAGCGCTATCGGTGCTATCAACTCAG TCCTTACTATTTGCTGCAGGGTTGCGGCCCACACCTGCACAAGCGACAGCTGTTAGTTGG ATTTTGAAGGATGGAATGCAACATGTAGGAAAGTTGATCTGTAGCAATTGGGGTGCTAGAATGGATTCTGAACCTAAACGTTGGAGACTGCTAGGTTTGCATGTGGGCTG CTTTACATTTTTTGCAGCTGATGTTCTCTATGATATAGGCATTGGCTTGGAAGTGCTTTCTCCATTATGCCCACATCTTTTTCTTGAAGTGGCAGGCTTAGGAAATTTTGCAAAg GGGATGGCAGTTGTGGCAGCAAGAGCAACAAGATTGCCTATATATTCTTCATTTGCTAAAGAAGGAAATCTCAGCGACCTATTTGCTAAAGGAGAGGCTTTTTCAACTCTCTTTAATGTTATAGGAATTGGAGTTGGAATTCAATTAGCATCTACTATCTGTGCATCAATGCAGGGAAAG TTAGTTGCGGGTCCTCTCCTTTCAATTATACATTTATACAGTGTGTCTGAAGAAATGAGAGCAACTCCTATCAATACCTTGAATCCACGAAGAACGGCAATGGTGGTGGATGATTTTCTCAAG GCAGGAGTTGTTTCAAGCCCTTCTGATCTAAGATATAGGGAAAATCTGCTGTTTAATCTGCAACTGAAAGAAGACACGGGAAATGTAAGAGTAGGGAAGGCTGTGCACAAGGCCATTAAGCCTTCCAGGCTTCTTGAATTAAAACAAGTGTTCCATGATGAGAAGTTTCTTTTAAACTTAGGGAATAAATGCATTGACATGGTATTGGAGCAAGATGCTAGTGGTGAAGATGCACTGAGAGGGTGGCTAGTTGCTGCATATGCTGCACAACTTGTGAGTTCCTCTCGTCATGAGCTCAGTGCTAGTGTTCTGCATGAGGCTTATGAGAAAATGAATGGTGTGTTTCCTATATTCTTGAAAGAATTACAGAACAAAGGGTGGTACACTGATCGGTTTTTGGATGGAACTGGGAGCCGTTTTGCATTATAG
- the LOC137814290 gene encoding protein root UVB sensitive 2, chloroplastic-like isoform X1 — translation MDMEKKEGEASLLWFETSDSVCSRHKFEPDGRLSVVIVDDSRPFYQRVVGSFMNKFFPSGYPYSVNEGYLRYTQFRALQHVTSAALSVLSTQSLLFAAGLRPTPAQATAVSWILKDGMQHVGKLICSNWGARMDSEPKRWRLLGLHVGCFTFFAADVLYDIGIGLEVLSPLCPHLFLEVAGLGNFAKGMAVVAARATRLPIYSSFAKEGNLSDLFAKGEAFSTLFNVIGIGVGIQLASTICASMQGKLVAGPLLSIIHLYSVSEEMRATPINTLNPRRTAMVVDDFLKAGVVSSPSDLRYRENLLFNLQLKEDTGNVRVGKAVHKAIKPSRLLELKQVFHDEKFLLNLGNKCIDMVLEQDASGEDALRGWLVAAYAAQLVSSSRHELSASVLHEAYEKMNGVFPIFLKELQNKGWYTDRFLDGTGSRFAL, via the exons ATGGATATG GAGAAGAAAGAGGGTGAAGCCTCCCTGTTGTGGTTCGAAACCTCGGACTCTGTTTGTAGCCGACACAAGTTTGAACCCGATGGTCGACTCTCC GTTGTGATTGTTGATGATTCCAGGCCTTTCTACCAAAGGGTGGTGGGATCTTTCATGAATAAATTTTTCCCCTCGGGATATCCATAcag TGTGAATGAAGGCTATCTTAGATACACACAGTTTCGAGCTCTGCAACATGTTACCAGTGCAGCGCTATCGGTGCTATCAACTCAG TCCTTACTATTTGCTGCAGGGTTGCGGCCCACACCTGCACAAGCGACAGCTGTTAGTTGG ATTTTGAAGGATGGAATGCAACATGTAGGAAAGTTGATCTGTAGCAATTGGGGTGCTAGAATGGATTCTGAACCTAAACGTTGGAGACTGCTAGGTTTGCATGTGGGCTG CTTTACATTTTTTGCAGCTGATGTTCTCTATGATATAGGCATTGGCTTGGAAGTGCTTTCTCCATTATGCCCACATCTTTTTCTTGAAGTGGCAGGCTTAGGAAATTTTGCAAAg GGGATGGCAGTTGTGGCAGCAAGAGCAACAAGATTGCCTATATATTCTTCATTTGCTAAAGAAGGAAATCTCAGCGACCTATTTGCTAAAGGAGAGGCTTTTTCAACTCTCTTTAATGTTATAGGAATTGGAGTTGGAATTCAATTAGCATCTACTATCTGTGCATCAATGCAGGGAAAG TTAGTTGCGGGTCCTCTCCTTTCAATTATACATTTATACAGTGTGTCTGAAGAAATGAGAGCAACTCCTATCAATACCTTGAATCCACGAAGAACGGCAATGGTGGTGGATGATTTTCTCAAG GCAGGAGTTGTTTCAAGCCCTTCTGATCTAAGATATAGGGAAAATCTGCTGTTTAATCTGCAACTGAAAGAAGACACGGGAAATGTAAGAGTAGGGAAGGCTGTGCACAAGGCCATTAAGCCTTCCAGGCTTCTTGAATTAAAACAAGTGTTCCATGATGAGAAGTTTCTTTTAAACTTAGGGAATAAATGCATTGACATGGTATTGGAGCAAGATGCTAGTGGTGAAGATGCACTGAGAGGGTGGCTAGTTGCTGCATATGCTGCACAACTTGTGAGTTCCTCTCGTCATGAGCTCAGTGCTAGTGTTCTGCATGAGGCTTATGAGAAAATGAATGGTGTGTTTCCTATATTCTTGAAAGAATTACAGAACAAAGGGTGGTACACTGATCGGTTTTTGGATGGAACTGGGAGCCGTTTTGCATTATAG
- the LOC137814290 gene encoding protein root UVB sensitive 2, chloroplastic-like isoform X4, with protein MNKFFPSGYPYSVNEGYLRYTQFRALQHVTSAALSVLSTQSLLFAAGLRPTPAQATAVSWILKDGMQHVGKLICSNWGARMDSEPKRWRLLADVLYDIGIGLEVLSPLCPHLFLEVAGLGNFAKGMAVVAARATRLPIYSSFAKEGNLSDLFAKGEAFSTLFNVIGIGVGIQLASTICASMQGKLVAGPLLSIIHLYSVSEEMRATPINTLNPRRTAMVVDDFLKAGVVSSPSDLRYRENLLFNLQLKEDTGNVRVGKAVHKAIKPSRLLELKQVFHDEKFLLNLGNKCIDMVLEQDASGEDALRGWLVAAYAAQLVSSSRHELSASVLHEAYEKMNGVFPIFLKELQNKGWYTDRFLDGTGSRFAL; from the exons ATGAATAAATTTTTCCCCTCGGGATATCCATAcag TGTGAATGAAGGCTATCTTAGATACACACAGTTTCGAGCTCTGCAACATGTTACCAGTGCAGCGCTATCGGTGCTATCAACTCAG TCCTTACTATTTGCTGCAGGGTTGCGGCCCACACCTGCACAAGCGACAGCTGTTAGTTGG ATTTTGAAGGATGGAATGCAACATGTAGGAAAGTTGATCTGTAGCAATTGGGGTGCTAGAATGGATTCTGAACCTAAACGTTGGAGACTGCTAG CTGATGTTCTCTATGATATAGGCATTGGCTTGGAAGTGCTTTCTCCATTATGCCCACATCTTTTTCTTGAAGTGGCAGGCTTAGGAAATTTTGCAAAg GGGATGGCAGTTGTGGCAGCAAGAGCAACAAGATTGCCTATATATTCTTCATTTGCTAAAGAAGGAAATCTCAGCGACCTATTTGCTAAAGGAGAGGCTTTTTCAACTCTCTTTAATGTTATAGGAATTGGAGTTGGAATTCAATTAGCATCTACTATCTGTGCATCAATGCAGGGAAAG TTAGTTGCGGGTCCTCTCCTTTCAATTATACATTTATACAGTGTGTCTGAAGAAATGAGAGCAACTCCTATCAATACCTTGAATCCACGAAGAACGGCAATGGTGGTGGATGATTTTCTCAAG GCAGGAGTTGTTTCAAGCCCTTCTGATCTAAGATATAGGGAAAATCTGCTGTTTAATCTGCAACTGAAAGAAGACACGGGAAATGTAAGAGTAGGGAAGGCTGTGCACAAGGCCATTAAGCCTTCCAGGCTTCTTGAATTAAAACAAGTGTTCCATGATGAGAAGTTTCTTTTAAACTTAGGGAATAAATGCATTGACATGGTATTGGAGCAAGATGCTAGTGGTGAAGATGCACTGAGAGGGTGGCTAGTTGCTGCATATGCTGCACAACTTGTGAGTTCCTCTCGTCATGAGCTCAGTGCTAGTGTTCTGCATGAGGCTTATGAGAAAATGAATGGTGTGTTTCCTATATTCTTGAAAGAATTACAGAACAAAGGGTGGTACACTGATCGGTTTTTGGATGGAACTGGGAGCCGTTTTGCATTATAG